From Methylobacterium radiodurans, a single genomic window includes:
- a CDS encoding DUF2171 domain-containing protein encodes MAVSPVRARRHARADASQIREHAIVVGSDGTHVGTVAHLKNGNIKLTKNDAEAGGLHHSISIDFVQSVERNRVRLSRSADAVRREWSTSGAA; translated from the coding sequence ATCGCGGTTTCGCCCGTTCGCGCTCGGAGGCATGCCAGGGCAGATGCCAGTCAGATCCGCGAGCACGCCATCGTCGTCGGTTCGGACGGGACGCACGTCGGTACGGTCGCTCACCTGAAGAACGGCAACATCAAGCTGACGAAGAACGACGCGGAGGCTGGCGGCCTGCACCACTCCATCTCGATCGACTTTGTCCAGTCTGTCGAGCGCAATCGGGTCCGCCTGAGCAGGTCTGCCGACGCGGTGAGGCGCGAGTGGAGCACATCGGGCGCGGCCTGA
- a CDS encoding adenylosuccinate synthase, producing the protein MAYRKLTAAETKARDLGLALARIAEGDGTPAAIGVDRLRQASPRLTPLAVGQMVRKQRAILEGTLAERGLALADYADQGPGRGMEFTIAQAA; encoded by the coding sequence ATGGCATATAGGAAACTGACGGCTGCCGAGACGAAGGCCCGGGATCTGGGCCTCGCTCTGGCGCGTATCGCTGAGGGGGACGGCACACCCGCCGCAATCGGTGTGGATCGGCTGCGACAAGCCAGCCCGCGCCTGACGCCGCTCGCGGTGGGGCAGATGGTGCGCAAGCAGCGCGCGATCCTAGAGGGCACGTTGGCTGAGCGTGGGCTGGCGCTTGCCGACTACGCTGATCAGGGACCCGGTCGCGGCATGGAATTCACAATCGCGCAGGCCGCGTGA
- a CDS encoding DUF808 domain-containing protein yields the protein MSVGLIALLDDVVVIAKTAAASLDDVAGQAAKAGAKAAGVVIDDAAVTPRYVVGFAPERELPIVGRIALGSLRNKLLFLLPGALALSALAPWAITPLLMLGGAYLCYEGTEKVYEVLFPGKAHKHEDALVGSQNTRVLEDRRVASAIKTDFILSAEIMAITLAAIPEGSFWTRAAILAVVGLGITVAVYGAVALIVKADDAGLALARSTAAPPLGSLSRGIGRAVVRGMPGLLKLLAIVGTAAMIWVGGGILVHGLESYGLSAPARLIHATAEWVGALLPAAQGLVGWLVTATASGLVGLVVGGILIPLTSHVLAPAWQSLSQLRTRTA from the coding sequence ATGAGTGTCGGACTGATCGCGCTCCTGGACGATGTAGTGGTCATCGCGAAAACGGCAGCAGCCTCGCTCGACGACGTAGCCGGGCAAGCCGCCAAAGCCGGAGCGAAGGCGGCGGGCGTCGTCATCGACGATGCCGCGGTGACGCCGCGCTACGTGGTGGGCTTCGCGCCCGAGCGCGAATTGCCGATCGTCGGTCGGATCGCGCTGGGCTCGCTGCGCAACAAGCTCTTGTTCCTGCTTCCCGGGGCGCTCGCGCTCAGCGCGCTCGCCCCTTGGGCAATCACGCCGCTCCTTATGCTGGGTGGCGCCTATCTCTGTTACGAGGGCACCGAGAAGGTCTACGAGGTCTTGTTCCCTGGCAAGGCTCACAAGCATGAGGACGCGCTTGTCGGCTCACAGAACACGCGGGTGCTGGAAGACCGTCGGGTTGCAAGCGCGATCAAGACTGACTTCATCCTCTCCGCCGAGATCATGGCGATCACCCTGGCGGCCATCCCGGAGGGAAGCTTCTGGACACGTGCGGCGATCCTCGCCGTCGTCGGTTTGGGAATCACTGTCGCCGTCTACGGTGCGGTGGCGCTGATCGTAAAGGCGGACGATGCTGGGTTGGCTCTGGCCAGGAGTACAGCGGCGCCCCCCCTCGGTAGCTTGAGCCGCGGGATCGGGCGCGCCGTCGTCCGAGGCATGCCGGGTTTGCTGAAACTTCTCGCAATCGTCGGAACGGCCGCGATGATCTGGGTCGGGGGCGGGATTCTCGTGCACGGCCTTGAGAGCTACGGCCTATCGGCGCCGGCCCGGTTGATCCACGCCACGGCCGAGTGGGTGGGCGCTCTGCTTCCCGCAGCTCAAGGTCTCGTAGGGTGGCTCGTGACGGCAACGGCATCCGGGCTCGTTGGTCTGGTCGTCGGCGGCATTCTGATCCCGCTGACGAGCCATGTTCTCGCACCAGCGTGGCAGAGCCTCTCACAACTGCGGACGCGCACGGCCTGA
- a CDS encoding EAL domain-containing protein has translation MLKVVGCFVEAHDLWLVSLAAVICTLAAITCVELLRHASKARGRLHATWLCVAAVAGGSGIWATHFVAMLAFEPSVPNGYDLGLTALSLLYAVLLTGAGLTLAQVRPVPFAPLLGGGVLGGGIAAMHYTGMAAYEIAGHIRWDPILVTASLVLATSLGGAALQVTLSGSGARAHIIGALLLLLAIVSHHFTAMGSVTIVPDPSILISEAALPSRWLAAGVALASLTILFLACAVLALDIRDRRHAALERERLQSLANAAVEGLVVCRGDTIVNANESFARLVGIGAADLAGTALSRFMPDAAARLATAGQPDQAVETELRVSDVNAIPVELIMRPIAYGNRPHFAVAVRDLRARRKAEGQIQFLAHHDPLTGLANRTSFNQRLDQELKRADATGRKLAVLCLDLDRFKEVNDLFGHAAGDTLLVNVARAITALLDEPQLMARLGGDEFAILIPCEHAMAAGRLAEQILEALRTGSMDAAGPAVATSVGIALYPDDADDRALLLSYADTALYKAKSEGRGTYRFFEAKLGTQVRERRILEHDLRHAIARGEMHLVYQPQTDVQSGAIFGFEVLLRWQHSERGPISPALFIPIAEESGAILQIGEWVLRAACREAASWPNPLSVAVNVSAVQLLAPHFAQMVHEVLFQTELRPERLEIEITETALIRDPSRAQSTLRQLKALGLRIAMDDFGTGYSSLSNLRAYPFDKIKIDGSFIRAVDENEQTQAIVRSVLGLGRGLGLPVLAEGVETAEELRFLIEENCQSAQGYLMGRPAAIEQFAEHTHNTTVPALTDKVA, from the coding sequence ATGCTTAAGGTTGTTGGCTGCTTCGTGGAAGCGCACGACTTATGGCTGGTTAGCCTGGCTGCCGTGATCTGTACCCTCGCGGCGATCACCTGTGTCGAACTCCTTCGTCATGCCAGCAAGGCCAGAGGGCGACTGCACGCCACATGGCTGTGCGTGGCAGCGGTCGCGGGCGGCTCAGGCATTTGGGCGACCCATTTCGTCGCGATGCTCGCCTTCGAGCCCAGCGTACCGAACGGTTACGACCTCGGTCTCACAGCGCTCTCACTTCTCTATGCGGTCCTGCTGACCGGCGCCGGGCTCACGCTCGCGCAGGTGCGGCCGGTGCCATTCGCGCCCCTGCTAGGCGGTGGGGTACTCGGAGGCGGGATCGCCGCCATGCATTACACCGGCATGGCCGCCTACGAGATCGCCGGCCATATCCGGTGGGATCCGATACTGGTCACCGCCTCGCTTGTGCTCGCTACGTCGCTCGGCGGCGCCGCCCTGCAGGTTACCTTGTCGGGCAGTGGCGCGCGTGCGCATATCATCGGCGCGCTGCTTCTGCTGCTGGCAATCGTCAGCCACCATTTCACCGCGATGGGTTCGGTCACGATCGTTCCCGATCCCAGCATCCTTATCTCGGAGGCCGCCTTGCCATCGCGCTGGCTGGCCGCCGGCGTCGCCCTGGCCAGCCTGACGATCCTGTTCCTCGCCTGCGCCGTGCTGGCCCTCGACATCCGGGACCGGCGTCACGCCGCCCTGGAGCGTGAGCGGCTTCAAAGTCTGGCCAACGCCGCTGTCGAGGGACTCGTGGTCTGCCGGGGCGACACGATCGTCAATGCCAACGAGAGCTTCGCGCGGCTGGTCGGCATCGGAGCAGCCGACCTGGCAGGCACTGCGCTGTCGCGGTTCATGCCCGATGCGGCAGCCCGCTTGGCGACCGCCGGACAGCCCGACCAGGCGGTGGAGACCGAGTTGAGGGTGTCGGACGTCAATGCGATCCCGGTCGAGCTGATCATGCGGCCGATCGCCTACGGGAACCGGCCCCACTTCGCCGTGGCCGTGCGGGATCTGCGCGCCCGCCGCAAAGCCGAGGGTCAGATCCAATTCCTCGCCCACCACGACCCGCTCACGGGTCTGGCCAACCGGACGAGCTTCAACCAAAGGCTTGACCAAGAGCTGAAGCGGGCCGACGCGACCGGCCGGAAGCTCGCCGTGCTCTGCCTCGACCTGGACCGGTTCAAGGAGGTCAACGACCTGTTCGGACACGCTGCGGGCGACACCCTGTTGGTGAACGTCGCCCGCGCGATCACGGCATTGCTCGATGAGCCACAGTTGATGGCTCGTCTCGGCGGCGATGAGTTCGCGATCCTGATACCTTGCGAACATGCCATGGCTGCCGGCCGCCTCGCTGAGCAGATCCTGGAAGCGCTGCGCACCGGCAGCATGGATGCCGCCGGACCAGCCGTCGCGACCAGCGTCGGCATTGCCCTCTATCCGGATGACGCGGACGACCGGGCACTGCTGCTGAGCTACGCCGATACCGCGCTCTACAAGGCCAAGTCCGAAGGGCGAGGCACCTATCGCTTCTTCGAGGCGAAGCTCGGCACCCAGGTGCGCGAGCGCCGCATCCTGGAGCATGATTTGCGTCACGCCATCGCCCGCGGCGAGATGCACTTGGTCTACCAGCCCCAGACCGACGTGCAGTCGGGTGCCATCTTCGGCTTCGAGGTGCTGCTGCGCTGGCAGCACTCCGAGCGCGGCCCGATTTCGCCGGCGCTGTTCATCCCGATCGCTGAGGAGAGCGGCGCCATCCTGCAGATCGGCGAGTGGGTTCTTCGCGCGGCCTGCCGGGAGGCGGCGAGCTGGCCCAACCCCCTCTCGGTGGCGGTCAATGTCTCAGCGGTGCAGCTGCTCGCCCCCCACTTCGCCCAGATGGTGCACGAGGTCTTGTTCCAGACCGAATTGCGCCCCGAGCGGCTGGAGATCGAGATCACGGAGACGGCGCTGATCCGGGACCCGAGCCGGGCCCAGTCGACCCTGCGCCAGCTCAAAGCACTCGGCCTGCGGATCGCCATGGACGATTTCGGCACGGGCTATTCCTCGCTCTCAAACCTGCGCGCCTACCCATTCGACAAGATCAAGATCGACGGCTCGTTCATCCGGGCGGTCGACGAGAACGAGCAGACCCAGGCCATCGTGCGCTCCGTGCTCGGCCTCGGCCGTGGCCTCGGCCTGCCCGTGCTGGCCGAGGGCGTCGAGACCGCGGAGGAGCTGCGCTTCCTCATCGAGGAGAACTGCCAGTCGGCTCAGGGCTACCTGATGGGCAGGCCGGCTGCGATCGAGCAATTTGCAGAGCACACGCATAACACCACCGTGCCAGCGCTGACCGACAAAGTGGCTTGA
- a CDS encoding CorA family divalent cation transporter, with the protein MTAASPMPARLLCDEPALPGLLWAMRFDEGGRGHLVGHAEVLLSPGSFGEGFTWLHFNLNDARLADLVAEGRLGPRRLTGAAFASDPHQRLLVEDGHIGGVVADLVREAGAPAKVDAGGRLHFVMGPRLLASGRRHPVVGPDVARDAASEGQCILAPVQLLEIIVEQVVAAMAETGGRLADELDEIEDHILDERVRGERRRLGPIRRDAVRLHRQLLGLRAVFHRLETAAADEQIPAAAVAAAVRIAQRLDALDRDMVMLADRSRLMQEELASYLAQASNRQLYTLSVLTALFLPPTLVTGLFGMNTKGLPLADNESGSSVAIAVAVASALAAFALIRGLGIRPPRD; encoded by the coding sequence ATGACCGCTGCATCGCCGATGCCGGCTCGCCTCCTCTGCGACGAGCCGGCGCTTCCGGGCCTTCTCTGGGCCATGCGCTTCGACGAGGGTGGCCGCGGCCACCTCGTCGGCCACGCGGAGGTGCTGCTTAGTCCGGGGAGCTTCGGCGAGGGCTTCACCTGGCTGCACTTCAACCTGAACGACGCGCGGCTGGCCGACCTCGTCGCCGAGGGCCGGCTCGGTCCACGGCGCCTCACCGGGGCCGCCTTCGCCAGCGATCCGCACCAGCGCCTCCTGGTCGAGGACGGCCATATCGGCGGCGTCGTGGCCGATCTCGTGCGCGAGGCCGGCGCGCCCGCCAAGGTCGATGCGGGCGGGCGACTGCATTTCGTGATGGGGCCGCGCCTCCTCGCGAGCGGCCGGCGCCACCCCGTCGTCGGACCCGACGTGGCCCGCGATGCTGCGAGCGAGGGGCAGTGCATCCTCGCGCCCGTCCAGCTCCTGGAGATCATCGTCGAGCAGGTCGTCGCCGCGATGGCGGAGACCGGCGGCCGCCTCGCCGACGAGCTCGACGAGATCGAGGACCACATCCTCGACGAGCGCGTCCGCGGCGAGAGGCGGCGGCTCGGCCCGATCCGCCGCGACGCGGTCCGGCTGCACAGGCAGCTGCTGGGCCTGCGCGCGGTCTTCCACCGCTTGGAGACGGCCGCCGCCGACGAGCAGATCCCGGCCGCGGCCGTCGCCGCCGCCGTCCGGATCGCGCAGCGGCTCGACGCCCTCGACCGGGACATGGTGATGCTCGCCGACCGCTCGCGCCTGATGCAGGAGGAGCTGGCCTCCTACCTCGCCCAGGCCTCGAACCGGCAGCTCTACACCCTGTCGGTGCTCACCGCCCTGTTCCTGCCGCCGACGCTGGTGACCGGCCTGTTCGGCATGAACACCAAGGGGCTGCCGCTCGCGGACAACGAGAGCGGCTCCTCGGTCGCCATCGCGGTCGCCGTCGCCTCGGCGCTCGCGGCCTTCGCGCTGATCCGCGGCCTCGGCATCCGCCCGCCCCGCGACTGA
- a CDS encoding carbohydrate porin has protein sequence MSGSAAVAQPPLDVLSEAARVATEGFAIGSDAGAGGDPQTSVAQPVFSAQRSAEVTSTIQDLLGPAGDPGGYRAFLRARGITYDLIYFTEAVHTARGGMRRGTATLGLVDVDVDVDLDTLAGWKGGALHTTFYQVHGRGASRSYVGNLLTVSDIEALSASRLNEVWFEQSLFDGRLAVRVGQLATDTEYMVSQTGILFTNGSLGWAAILASNLRGGGPSYPLASPGVRVKVVPNANLSFQAGLYDGDPGGPDRLGREPDPQRRNRTGTRFPLTDPALAIAEVSYAYNIAPGSVGEPGTVTLGGWYQFGRFNALGRDAEGRSLADPASSGIGRRLGGDGGIYGLVDQTIYREPNDPNDGASVFLRAAGSPGDRNLIDLYLDAGIAYRGLFRGRSDDTMGLAVGHARISGAARRLDVETAAFGGVPGPRRSAETVVEATYQAVLGPGVAVQPSIQYVFKPGGGVGNPRDPDGARIRNAAVFGLRATIRY, from the coding sequence ATGTCGGGCTCCGCGGCGGTCGCGCAGCCACCCCTCGACGTTCTGAGCGAGGCCGCCCGCGTGGCCACCGAGGGCTTCGCCATCGGGTCCGATGCGGGCGCGGGCGGCGATCCCCAGACCTCCGTCGCCCAGCCGGTCTTCTCGGCGCAGCGCTCGGCGGAGGTGACGAGCACGATCCAGGATCTGCTCGGCCCGGCCGGAGACCCGGGCGGGTACCGCGCCTTCCTGCGCGCGCGCGGCATCACCTACGACCTGATCTACTTCACTGAAGCCGTCCACACGGCCCGCGGCGGCATGCGGCGGGGCACTGCGACGCTCGGGCTGGTGGATGTCGACGTCGATGTCGACCTCGATACCCTGGCGGGTTGGAAGGGCGGCGCCCTCCACACGACCTTCTACCAGGTCCACGGACGCGGTGCGTCGCGCTCCTATGTCGGCAACCTGCTGACCGTGAGCGACATCGAGGCTCTCTCGGCCTCGCGCCTCAACGAGGTTTGGTTCGAGCAGAGCTTGTTCGACGGCCGGCTCGCGGTGCGCGTGGGGCAGCTCGCCACCGATACCGAGTACATGGTCAGCCAGACCGGCATCCTGTTCACCAACGGCTCCCTCGGCTGGGCCGCAATCCTGGCGAGCAACCTCAGGGGCGGGGGCCCGTCCTACCCATTGGCCTCTCCGGGCGTTCGCGTAAAAGTCGTGCCCAACGCCAACCTGTCCTTCCAGGCCGGTCTCTACGACGGCGATCCGGGCGGGCCCGACCGCCTCGGCCGCGAGCCCGACCCGCAGCGGCGCAACCGCACCGGCACCCGCTTCCCGCTCACCGACCCGGCGCTCGCCATCGCGGAGGTCTCCTACGCCTACAACATCGCGCCGGGCTCCGTGGGCGAGCCCGGCACGGTCACGCTCGGCGGCTGGTACCAGTTCGGCCGCTTCAACGCGCTCGGCCGCGACGCGGAGGGCCGGTCGCTGGCCGACCCGGCGAGTTCGGGGATCGGGCGGCGGCTCGGCGGCGACGGCGGGATCTACGGGCTCGTCGACCAGACGATCTACCGGGAGCCGAACGACCCCAACGACGGCGCCAGCGTGTTCCTGCGCGCCGCGGGCTCGCCCGGCGACCGCAACCTGATCGACCTCTACCTGGATGCCGGCATCGCCTACCGAGGGCTGTTCCGCGGCCGGTCCGACGACACGATGGGGCTCGCGGTCGGCCACGCCCGTATCTCCGGCGCCGCCCGCCGGCTCGACGTCGAGACCGCGGCGTTCGGCGGCGTCCCGGGCCCGCGCCGCAGCGCGGAGACCGTGGTGGAGGCGACCTACCAGGCGGTGCTCGGTCCAGGCGTCGCCGTGCAGCCCAGCATCCAGTACGTGTTCAAGCCCGGCGGCGGCGTCGGCAACCCGCGCGATCCCGACGGCGCGCGGATCCGCAACGCCGCCGTGTTCGGCCTGCGCGCCACGATCCGCTACTGA
- the ppk2 gene encoding polyphosphate kinase 2, with product MMPDERTPHEADIEAIRRELADSYDEEFELELEDERLERLEARSGEARPDALSRKLYFRELLRLQHELVQLQDWVQDRKLRVVVLFEGRDSAGKGGVIKRITQRLNPRVCRVAALPAPSERERTQWYFQRYVAHLPAAGEIVLFDRSWYNRAGVERVMGFCSEAEVEEFFRSVPEFERMLVRSGIVLLKYWFSITDAEQELRFRMRIEDPLKQWKLSPMDVESRRRWEDYTRAKEDMLARTHIPEAPWRVVEAVDKKRARLNCISHILEQIPYGEVERPPVRLPPRERHADYVRGPIPAEMYVAARY from the coding sequence ATGATGCCTGACGAACGCACACCTCACGAGGCCGACATAGAGGCGATCCGCCGCGAGCTCGCCGACAGCTACGACGAGGAGTTCGAGCTGGAGCTCGAAGACGAGCGCCTGGAGCGCCTCGAGGCGCGGTCCGGCGAGGCACGACCCGATGCGCTGAGCCGCAAACTATACTTCCGCGAGCTGCTCCGCCTGCAGCACGAGCTGGTCCAGCTCCAGGACTGGGTGCAGGACAGGAAGCTCCGGGTGGTGGTCCTGTTCGAGGGCCGCGACTCGGCCGGCAAGGGCGGCGTGATCAAGCGGATCACCCAGCGCCTCAACCCGCGCGTCTGCCGCGTCGCGGCGCTGCCCGCGCCGAGCGAGCGCGAGCGCACGCAATGGTACTTCCAGCGCTACGTCGCGCATCTGCCGGCCGCTGGCGAGATCGTGCTGTTCGACCGCTCGTGGTACAACCGTGCCGGTGTCGAGCGGGTGATGGGCTTCTGCAGCGAGGCCGAGGTCGAGGAGTTCTTTCGCTCGGTGCCGGAGTTCGAGCGCATGCTGGTGCGCTCAGGGATCGTCCTGCTCAAGTACTGGTTCTCGATCACCGACGCGGAGCAGGAACTCCGCTTCCGGATGCGGATCGAGGACCCGCTCAAGCAGTGGAAGCTCTCGCCGATGGACGTCGAATCGCGCCGCCGCTGGGAGGACTACACCCGGGCCAAGGAGGACATGCTGGCGCGCACCCACATTCCCGAAGCACCCTGGCGGGTGGTCGAGGCGGTGGATAAGAAGCGGGCGCGCCTCAACTGCATCAGCCACATCCTGGAGCAGATCCCCTACGGTGAGGTCGAGCGTCCCCCGGTACGGCTGCCGCCGCGCGAGCGCCACGCGGATTACGTGCGCGGACCGATCCCGGCCGAGATGTACGTGGCGGCGCGGTATTGA
- a CDS encoding helix-turn-helix domain-containing protein: MSPVQNQPVRSQVAHLFCELSLKLQAVGLADHYRCPLPITQVDLADVLGLTSVHINRVLREMRSLALITLCEQTLVIEALDELLRIAEFDPAYLQLEPQVA; this comes from the coding sequence ATCAGCCCGGTCCAAAACCAGCCGGTCAGGTCACAGGTCGCACACCTCTTCTGTGAGCTGTCCCTGAAGCTCCAGGCGGTGGGGCTAGCCGATCACTACCGCTGTCCGCTGCCGATCACGCAGGTCGATCTGGCCGATGTGTTGGGTCTCACCAGCGTGCACATCAATCGCGTGCTGAGGGAGATGCGCAGCCTGGCTTTGATCACGCTGTGCGAGCAGACACTGGTGATTGAAGCTTTGGATGAACTTTTGCGGATCGCGGAGTTTGATCCTGCATACCTACAGCTTGAACCCCAAGTAGCCTGA
- a CDS encoding linear amide C-N hydrolase, producing the protein MTRILSIRVFVSVVAFWATLQGVVEPAGACSRFVYLGRDGKIFTARSMDWETPIGTDLYILPRGMARNGEVGPNSIQWTSKYGSLVATAFDNSTSDGANEEGLTANVLWLEESQYPPFDGKGPPGLAISVWAQYALDNFATVDEAVAAFEKHPFTLVTSTIPGTQVIANVHMSLSDSSGDSAIIEYIDGKQVIHHGRQYQVMTNSPTYEQQLALASYWSQIGGTVMLPGTNRASDRFARASFYVKSIPPDGDSNHLLASVYGIIRNVSVPLGLSTSDQPEISSTRWRTVFDHKRRLYFFESALSPNTFWTDLNQIDFSKETGKVLKLDLGVDQANVFAGNATRSYREAKPFPFAGLPR; encoded by the coding sequence ATGACACGGATTCTTTCAATCAGGGTTTTCGTGTCGGTGGTGGCATTCTGGGCCACGCTTCAAGGCGTTGTTGAACCCGCAGGCGCCTGCTCCCGCTTCGTATACCTCGGACGAGACGGAAAGATTTTCACGGCCCGATCGATGGACTGGGAAACACCGATCGGAACCGATCTTTACATCCTGCCGCGCGGGATGGCGCGCAATGGTGAAGTCGGGCCCAACTCGATCCAGTGGACGTCGAAATATGGATCCCTGGTCGCGACAGCGTTCGACAACTCAACCTCGGACGGCGCCAACGAAGAGGGCCTTACGGCCAATGTGCTCTGGCTTGAAGAGTCGCAGTACCCGCCTTTCGATGGCAAGGGGCCGCCTGGGTTGGCGATCTCAGTCTGGGCGCAATACGCTCTCGACAACTTCGCGACTGTCGATGAAGCCGTTGCCGCCTTTGAGAAGCACCCCTTCACGCTCGTGACGAGCACGATTCCTGGCACCCAGGTCATAGCAAACGTCCATATGTCCCTGTCCGATTCCAGCGGAGACAGTGCAATCATCGAATATATCGACGGCAAGCAGGTCATCCATCATGGACGCCAATACCAAGTTATGACGAACTCTCCGACCTACGAACAGCAGCTTGCCCTTGCATCCTACTGGTCGCAGATCGGCGGAACGGTCATGCTGCCCGGTACGAACCGTGCGTCCGATCGCTTCGCCCGCGCCTCCTTCTACGTCAAATCGATCCCGCCGGATGGAGACTCGAATCACCTCTTGGCCAGCGTCTACGGCATCATACGCAATGTTTCCGTGCCGCTCGGGCTTTCGACGTCGGACCAACCGGAAATATCCTCCACACGTTGGCGCACGGTCTTCGATCACAAGCGCCGCCTCTATTTCTTCGAATCGGCGCTTTCACCCAACACATTCTGGACCGACCTGAACCAGATCGATTTCTCCAAGGAAACGGGGAAAGTGCTGAAACTCGATCTCGGCGTCGATCAGGCCAACGTCTTCGCCGGAAATGCGACACGGTCCTATCGCGAGGCGAAGCCTTTTCCTTTTGCCGGACTGCCGCGATAG
- a CDS encoding cytochrome b, producing the protein MTGWLDTPQRYGRISRAFHWLMALLFAWQFAGALLYVGIGDTALTRFVGGSHFTLGFTLFVLVWLRGAWGMANLKRRPAHAGRSGRTVKLGHGLIYALMIAVPSLALLRQYGSGKPFSPYGIPLMPGRETKIEWMMVPADLLHYWLGFTLLAVVLGHTAMAFVHRRLQKEDVLARMT; encoded by the coding sequence ATGACCGGATGGCTCGACACGCCGCAGCGCTACGGCCGCATCAGCCGCGCGTTCCACTGGCTCATGGCACTGCTCTTCGCCTGGCAGTTCGCTGGGGCGCTGCTCTATGTCGGGATCGGTGACACGGCCCTGACCCGCTTCGTGGGTGGAAGCCACTTCACCCTGGGCTTCACGCTCTTCGTGCTCGTGTGGCTGCGCGGGGCCTGGGGGATGGCGAACCTGAAGCGACGCCCTGCGCATGCGGGCCGCTCCGGTCGGACCGTCAAACTCGGACACGGCCTCATCTACGCCCTGATGATCGCGGTGCCGAGTTTGGCTCTGCTGCGCCAGTACGGATCGGGCAAGCCATTCTCGCCCTACGGCATCCCGCTCATGCCAGGGCGCGAGACCAAGATCGAGTGGATGATGGTTCCCGCCGACCTGTTGCATTACTGGCTGGGCTTCACGCTTCTCGCCGTGGTTCTCGGCCACACGGCCATGGCATTCGTCCATCGGAGGCTGCAGAAGGAGGATGTGCTCGCTCGGATGACATGA
- a CDS encoding class I SAM-dependent DNA methyltransferase produces MTRYTTTLPPSYFDDCYAHDPDPWRFTTSPYEQAKYAATLDALPRDRYASALEVGCSIGVLTRMLAERCDALVGLDLAERALAQARARCGSLSHVRFEHAQVPERWPEGSFDLILLSEVVYFLDREDVERLAARVLSCLRSGGDVVLVHWTGETHYPLSGDEAAERFIAAARTFLRRVCGTKTDAYRLDILARVERQAAVDDL; encoded by the coding sequence ATGACGCGATACACGACCACACTGCCGCCGAGCTACTTCGACGATTGCTACGCGCATGATCCGGACCCCTGGCGGTTCACCACGAGCCCGTACGAGCAGGCAAAGTACGCGGCCACGCTCGATGCCCTGCCTCGGGACCGCTACGCGTCCGCCCTGGAGGTCGGCTGCTCCATCGGTGTCCTGACGCGGATGCTGGCCGAGCGCTGCGATGCCCTTGTCGGCCTCGACTTGGCCGAGCGCGCCCTGGCCCAGGCCCGCGCGCGCTGCGGAAGCCTGTCCCATGTCCGCTTCGAGCATGCGCAGGTGCCCGAGCGATGGCCTGAGGGCTCGTTCGACCTGATCCTGCTGTCCGAGGTCGTTTACTTCCTTGATCGCGAGGACGTGGAGCGCTTGGCCGCGCGGGTGCTCAGCTGCCTGCGGAGCGGCGGCGACGTCGTGCTGGTGCATTGGACAGGCGAGACTCACTACCCGCTGAGCGGCGACGAGGCGGCCGAACGCTTCATCGCGGCCGCACGAACCTTCCTGCGCCGCGTGTGCGGGACCAAGACCGACGCGTACCGGCTCGATATCCTGGCTCGGGTGGAGAGGCAGGCCGCGGTGGATGACCTATGA